A window from Solanum stenotomum isolate F172 chromosome 5, ASM1918654v1, whole genome shotgun sequence encodes these proteins:
- the LOC125864909 gene encoding transmembrane emp24 domain-containing protein p24delta3-like, with the protein MMGDSGNVPRFMYFAVPLMVLCLLHKGEAIWLSLPPTGTKCVSEELHNNVVVLADYVVISDDHVHPTPTISARVTSPYGNTLHHKENITHSQFAFTTTEAGNYLACFWADNPGGGSLSVNIDWKNGIAAKDWESVARKEKIEGVELELRKLEGAVEAIHENLIYLKTRESEMRSVSETTNARVAWFSIMSLGVCILASVLQILYLKQYFQKKKLI; encoded by the exons ATGATGGGGGACAGTGGCAACGTGCCAAGATTTATGTATTTTGCGGTGCCGTTGATGGTTCTGTGTTTATTGCACAAGGGTGAAGCAATATGGTTGAGTCTGCCGCCGACCGGTACCAAGTGTGTTTCCGAAGAACTCCATAACAACGTCGTCGTTTTGGCCGATTATGTTGTCATCTCCGACGATCATGttcaccccacccccaccatTTCCGCTAGG GTCACCTCGCCATATGGAAACACTCTTCATCATAAGGAGAACATAACACACAGTCAGTTTGCCTTCACAACTACAGAGGCTGGCAACTACCTAGCATGTTTTTGGGCTGATAATCCAGGAGGTGGGAGTCTCAGTGTAAACATTGACTGGAAAAATGGAATTGCTGCCAAGGATTGGGAATCAGTTGCCAGAAAAGAGAAGATAGAG GGTGTTGAGCTTGAGCTGAGAAAGCTTGAAGGAGCTGTGGAGGCCATTCATGAAAATTTGATTTACCTGAAGACCAG GGAATCAGAGATGCGGTCAGTGAGTGAAACAACAAATGCACGTGTAGCTTGGTTCAGTATCATGTCTTTGGGAGTCTGCATTTTGGCATCAGTTCTGCAAATATTGTACTTGAAGCaatatttccaaaagaaaaaGCTAATTTAG